A window of the Gossypium hirsutum isolate 1008001.06 chromosome A03, Gossypium_hirsutum_v2.1, whole genome shotgun sequence genome harbors these coding sequences:
- the LOC107888028 gene encoding uncharacterized protein — MADWGPVLVATVLFVLLCPGLLFQIPGKNKVVEFGNMQTSGASVLVHAIIYFGLITIFCLAIGVHIYASQ, encoded by the coding sequence ATTGGGGTCCTGTTTTAGTAGCGACGGTGCTGTTCGTATTACTGTGTCCTGGTCTGTTGTTTCAGATACCTGGTAAGAACAAGGTTGTCGAGTTCGGGAACATGCAAACCAGTGGAGCTTCGGTTCTCGTTCACGCTATTATCTACTTTGGTCTCATTACCATCTTCTGTCTCGCCATTGGTGTTCATATCTATGCTTCCCAATAA